One window from the genome of Streptomyces sp. NBC_00708 encodes:
- a CDS encoding dihydrodipicolinate synthase family protein has protein sequence MTAEPSRTDAPWRGVMVATPLTLREDRSIDFDAYAAHVRDLLAAGCDGVVPNGSLGEYQTLSDQERRDVVRVAVEAAGDGARVMPGVSSYDSAQSRRRAEEAADAGAGSVLLLPPNGYLCEDAAVRAHYAEVAAAGLPVVAYNNPYDTKVDLTPRLLGQLHADGSVVAVKEFSGDVRRAYEIAEEAPGLDLLVGADDVLLELALAGAVGWIAGCPNMLPAGCVELYRAAVSGDLERALPLYRRLHPLLRWDSKPEFVQAIKASMDIVGRHGGPTRPPRLPLDAESLAAVRAATEKARAEGLG, from the coding sequence ATGACAGCCGAGCCCAGCCGCACCGATGCCCCCTGGCGGGGCGTCATGGTCGCCACCCCGCTCACCCTGCGCGAGGACCGGTCCATCGACTTCGACGCGTACGCCGCCCACGTCCGCGACCTCCTGGCCGCGGGGTGCGACGGCGTGGTGCCCAACGGCTCGCTGGGGGAGTACCAGACCCTCAGCGACCAGGAGCGCCGGGACGTCGTGCGCGTCGCCGTCGAGGCGGCCGGGGACGGAGCCAGGGTGATGCCCGGCGTCTCCTCGTACGACAGCGCCCAGTCCCGGCGCCGGGCCGAGGAGGCCGCCGACGCCGGAGCCGGCTCCGTCCTGCTGCTGCCGCCCAACGGCTACCTCTGCGAGGACGCGGCCGTCCGCGCGCACTACGCCGAGGTGGCGGCGGCCGGCCTGCCCGTCGTGGCGTACAACAACCCGTACGACACCAAGGTGGATCTGACGCCCCGGCTGCTCGGACAGCTCCACGCGGACGGTTCGGTCGTCGCCGTCAAGGAGTTCAGCGGCGATGTCCGCAGGGCGTACGAGATTGCCGAGGAGGCACCCGGCCTCGACCTGCTCGTGGGCGCCGACGACGTCCTGCTGGAGCTCGCCCTGGCCGGGGCCGTCGGCTGGATCGCCGGCTGCCCCAACATGCTTCCGGCCGGCTGCGTCGAGCTGTACCGGGCGGCCGTCTCCGGGGACCTGGAACGGGCCCTGCCGCTCTACCGGCGGCTGCACCCGCTGCTGCGCTGGGACTCCAAGCCGGAGTTCGTCCAGGCGATCAAGGCGTCCATGGACATCGTCGGCCGGCACGGCGGCCCCACCCGGCCGCCCCGCCTGCCCCTCGACGCCGAATCCCTGGCCGCCGTACGCGCCGCCACCGAGAAGGCACGCGCCGAGGGCCTGGGCTGA
- a CDS encoding proline racemase family protein, translating into MRSRHIFHAVDSHTEGMPTRVITGGIGTLPGATMAERRAHFVAHRDAVRTLLMYEPRGHAAMSGAVLQPPTRPDADFGVLFMEVSGCLPMCGHGTIGVATVLVETGMVPVTEPVTTVRLDTPAGLVTVDVRVEGGAATSVTLTNVPAFSAGLGLTAKVPGFGSVPYDLAYGGNFYAMVRLEDLGLPFDRERKDELLAAGLALMETVNATERPVHPLDPAIHGLKHVQLIAPGSDAAHSRHAMAIHPGWFDRSPCGTGTSARMAQLHARGELPLDQDFVNESFIGTRFTGRLVGETTVGALPAVVPTVTGRAWITGTAQYFLDPDDPFPEGFLL; encoded by the coding sequence ATGCGCAGCCGCCACATCTTCCACGCCGTCGACTCGCACACCGAGGGCATGCCCACCCGCGTCATCACCGGCGGGATCGGCACGCTCCCCGGCGCCACCATGGCCGAGCGCCGCGCCCACTTCGTCGCGCACCGGGACGCGGTGCGCACCCTGCTGATGTACGAGCCACGGGGCCACGCCGCCATGAGCGGTGCCGTCCTCCAGCCGCCGACCCGGCCCGACGCCGACTTCGGGGTCCTGTTCATGGAGGTCTCCGGGTGCCTGCCGATGTGCGGGCACGGCACCATCGGAGTGGCCACCGTCCTGGTCGAGACCGGCATGGTCCCGGTCACCGAACCGGTCACCACCGTACGGCTGGACACCCCCGCCGGACTGGTCACCGTGGACGTCCGGGTCGAGGGCGGGGCCGCCACCTCCGTCACCCTCACCAACGTCCCGGCCTTCAGCGCCGGCCTCGGGCTCACCGCGAAGGTGCCCGGGTTCGGTTCCGTGCCGTACGACCTCGCCTACGGCGGCAACTTCTACGCGATGGTGCGCCTGGAGGACCTGGGCCTGCCGTTCGACCGGGAACGGAAGGACGAACTGCTGGCGGCGGGACTGGCGTTGATGGAGACGGTCAACGCCACCGAGCGTCCGGTCCACCCCCTGGACCCGGCCATCCACGGGCTCAAGCACGTCCAGCTGATCGCACCCGGCTCGGACGCGGCGCACTCGCGGCACGCCATGGCCATCCACCCCGGCTGGTTCGACCGTTCGCCCTGCGGCACCGGCACCTCCGCGCGGATGGCCCAGCTGCATGCCCGGGGCGAACTCCCGCTGGACCAGGACTTCGTCAACGAGTCCTTCATCGGCACCCGGTTCACCGGCCGGCTGGTCGGCGAGACCACGGTCGGCGCGCTGCCCGCGGTCGTCCCCACGGTCACCGGGCGGGCCTGGATCACCGGGACCGCGCAGTATTTTCTCGACCCGGACGACCCGTTCCCCGAGGGGTTCCTGCTGTGA
- a CDS encoding GntR family transcriptional regulator: protein MARLTSLNALSAQEHLRDQVAHALRAALISGELRPGTVYSAPALAAQFGVSATPVREAMLDLAREGQVEAVRNKGFRVTELTDQDLDDYTELRAMIEVPTVGRIARMGLTHELEALRPVALEIVAAARRHDILGYLEADRRFHLALLSLAGNRRLVEEVGELRKRSRLFGLNRLSESGQLTASAEEHVQLLDLVVAGDAEAAEACMLAHMSHVRSLWADGDRTGDDRTVPAQAGQA, encoded by the coding sequence ATGGCCCGCCTGACGTCGCTCAACGCCCTCTCGGCGCAGGAGCACCTGCGCGACCAGGTGGCGCACGCGCTGCGGGCGGCGCTCATCTCCGGCGAGCTGAGGCCGGGCACGGTCTACTCGGCGCCCGCGCTCGCCGCGCAGTTCGGCGTCTCCGCCACCCCGGTCCGTGAGGCGATGCTCGACCTGGCGCGCGAGGGCCAGGTCGAGGCCGTCCGCAACAAGGGATTCCGGGTCACCGAGCTGACCGACCAGGACCTCGACGACTACACCGAACTGCGGGCGATGATCGAGGTCCCCACGGTCGGCCGGATCGCGCGGATGGGCCTGACGCACGAGCTGGAGGCGCTGCGGCCCGTCGCGCTGGAGATCGTCGCAGCCGCGCGCCGTCACGACATCCTGGGCTACCTGGAGGCGGACCGGCGCTTCCACCTCGCCCTGCTGAGTCTCGCCGGGAACCGCCGGCTGGTCGAGGAGGTCGGCGAGCTGCGCAAGCGCTCCCGCCTCTTCGGCCTCAACCGCCTCTCCGAGTCCGGGCAGTTGACCGCCTCGGCCGAGGAGCACGTCCAGCTTCTCGATCTCGTGGTCGCGGGTGACGCGGAGGCCGCCGAGGCCTGCATGCTCGCCCATATGTCGCACGTCCGCTCCCTGTGGGCCGACGGCGACCGGACCGGCGACGACCGGACCGTACCGGCCCAGGCCGGTCAGGCCTAG
- a CDS encoding M9 family metallopeptidase: MKKRTVRQRFTGLSTAALAACLGIGLLTTPARAAEPRPAAPAATAAAHRSGAPASPEPGGPAAQALTAPAQDPAHLGDTARDPADRAPVSASDDALRRDYDDPRATRPSHPAPSMKAKARARAAACSVSDFTSRTGSALVQQIKSSTTDCVNTLFSVKGNDGYLAFREAQMVTVADALRDGSAAYPGDSSTGMPQLVLYLRAGYYVQYYDPGTVGPYGSALRTAIQGGLDAFFASAHSRDVTDANGETLAEAVTLIDSAEQNARYLYVVKRLLAGYNSSYNSSWYMLNAVNNVYTVTFRGHQLPAFVSAVEADPSLLDALAGFARDHLDLLGTDQSYLASNAGRELARFLQEDTLRPKAKPLVIDLLGRSSLTGPTAPLWVGLAEMADYYDNANCSAYGTCDLAARLKSAVLPVSYTCSDSIRILAQQMSSTDLTKACTSLRGQDAYFHQVARDNGPVAGDRNTTIEVVVFDSSTDYQTYAGAIYGIDTNNGGMYLEGDPPAAGNQPRFIAYEAEWVRPDFQIWNLNHEYTHYLDGRFDMAGDFDAGVTTPTVWWIEGFAEYVSYSYRDVTYDDALAQAATHTYTLRTLFDTTYENADQTRIYNWGYLAVRYMLQSHRADMDKLLGLYRAGDWNGARTLLTSTIGTRYDADWNTWLTACAAGSCGTTTNPPTEPATQCTGTDARELGQDCARDGQHATRGNYAYLYLYIPAGTERLTITTSGGTGDADLYYSANGWATTGSYTAKATGSGNAHTLTVDRPAAGAHYISLYGVQDFGQVSVATRY, encoded by the coding sequence GTGAAGAAACGAACGGTCCGACAGAGATTCACCGGACTCTCCACCGCGGCCCTGGCGGCCTGCCTGGGCATCGGCCTGCTCACCACCCCGGCACGGGCCGCCGAGCCCCGGCCCGCCGCCCCTGCCGCGACCGCCGCCGCGCACCGATCGGGCGCCCCGGCGTCGCCCGAGCCCGGCGGCCCCGCCGCGCAGGCCCTCACCGCGCCCGCACAGGACCCCGCCCACCTGGGCGACACGGCCCGCGACCCCGCCGACCGGGCCCCGGTCAGCGCATCCGACGACGCACTGCGGCGTGACTACGACGACCCGCGTGCCACCCGGCCGAGCCACCCGGCCCCCTCCATGAAGGCCAAGGCCCGCGCACGGGCGGCGGCATGCTCCGTGAGCGACTTCACCAGCCGCACCGGCAGCGCCCTCGTCCAGCAGATCAAGTCGTCCACCACCGACTGCGTCAACACGCTCTTCTCGGTCAAGGGCAACGACGGCTACCTCGCCTTCCGCGAGGCCCAGATGGTCACCGTCGCCGACGCCCTGCGCGACGGATCGGCCGCCTACCCCGGCGACAGCAGCACCGGCATGCCGCAACTGGTGCTCTATCTGCGCGCCGGGTACTACGTGCAGTACTACGACCCCGGCACCGTCGGCCCGTACGGAAGCGCCCTGCGCACCGCCATCCAGGGCGGCCTGGACGCCTTCTTCGCCTCCGCGCACTCCCGTGACGTCACCGACGCCAACGGCGAGACGCTGGCCGAGGCCGTGACCCTCATCGACAGCGCCGAGCAGAACGCCCGCTATCTGTACGTGGTCAAGCGGCTGCTGGCGGGCTACAACTCCTCGTACAACAGCTCCTGGTACATGCTCAACGCGGTCAACAACGTGTACACCGTGACGTTCCGGGGACACCAGCTGCCCGCGTTCGTCAGCGCCGTCGAGGCCGACCCGAGCCTGCTCGACGCGCTGGCCGGCTTCGCCCGCGACCACCTGGACCTGCTGGGCACCGACCAGTCGTACCTGGCCTCCAACGCGGGCCGTGAGCTGGCGCGCTTCCTCCAGGAGGACACGCTGCGCCCCAAGGCGAAGCCGCTGGTCATCGACCTCCTCGGCCGCAGCTCCCTCACCGGGCCGACCGCGCCGCTGTGGGTCGGCCTCGCCGAGATGGCCGACTATTACGACAACGCCAACTGCTCCGCGTACGGCACCTGCGACCTGGCCGCGCGCCTGAAGAGCGCCGTCCTGCCGGTCTCGTACACCTGCAGCGACAGCATCCGCATCCTCGCCCAGCAGATGTCTTCCACCGACCTGACGAAGGCCTGCACCAGCCTGCGCGGCCAGGACGCCTACTTCCACCAGGTGGCCCGGGACAACGGGCCCGTCGCCGGCGACCGCAACACCACCATCGAGGTGGTCGTCTTCGACTCCAGCACCGACTACCAGACCTACGCCGGAGCCATCTACGGCATCGACACCAACAACGGCGGGATGTACCTGGAGGGCGACCCGCCGGCAGCCGGCAACCAGCCGAGGTTCATCGCCTACGAGGCCGAGTGGGTCCGGCCGGACTTCCAGATCTGGAACCTCAACCACGAGTACACCCACTACCTCGACGGCCGGTTCGACATGGCGGGCGACTTCGACGCCGGTGTCACCACCCCGACCGTCTGGTGGATCGAGGGCTTCGCGGAGTACGTCTCCTACTCGTACCGCGACGTCACCTACGACGACGCCCTCGCCCAGGCCGCCACGCACACCTACACCCTGCGCACGCTGTTCGACACCACCTACGAGAACGCCGACCAGACCCGCATCTACAACTGGGGCTACCTCGCCGTCCGTTACATGCTCCAGTCGCACCGGGCCGACATGGACAAGCTGCTGGGCCTCTACCGCGCCGGTGACTGGAACGGCGCCCGCACCCTGCTCACCTCCACCATCGGCACCCGTTACGACGCCGACTGGAACACCTGGCTCACGGCGTGCGCGGCCGGCAGCTGCGGCACCACGACCAACCCGCCGACCGAGCCCGCCACCCAGTGCACCGGCACCGACGCCCGCGAACTCGGCCAGGACTGCGCCCGCGACGGACAGCACGCCACCCGGGGCAACTACGCCTATCTGTACCTCTACATACCCGCAGGCACCGAGCGGCTGACCATCACCACCAGCGGCGGCACCGGTGACGCCGACCTCTACTACAGCGCCAACGGCTGGGCGACCACCGGTTCGTACACCGCCAAGGCCACCGGCAGCGGCAACGCGCACACCCTCACGGTCGACCGTCCGGCCGCCGGGGCGCACTACATCAGCCTGTACGGCGTGCAGGACTTCGGGCAGGTGAGCGTCGCCACCCGCTACTGA
- a CDS encoding barstar family protein codes for MTVTYVIEGSRITGPDSFWTVVGEAVNGPGGYFGRNLDSFADCLSGGMGTPDDGDFVFEWRDHTLSARALGHAETARYLERMAARAHESNRGRLREECAQAAAGVGPTLFDRLVEIVRDRSGPDTLRLL; via the coding sequence ATGACCGTGACCTATGTGATCGAGGGCTCCCGGATCACCGGCCCGGACAGCTTCTGGACCGTGGTCGGCGAGGCGGTGAACGGGCCCGGTGGCTACTTCGGCCGGAATCTCGACTCCTTCGCGGACTGCCTGAGCGGCGGGATGGGCACGCCGGACGACGGTGACTTCGTCTTCGAGTGGCGCGACCACACCCTGTCCGCGAGGGCGTTGGGGCACGCGGAGACCGCCCGCTACCTGGAGCGGATGGCCGCCCGCGCCCATGAGAGCAACCGCGGCCGCCTGCGCGAGGAGTGTGCGCAGGCGGCTGCGGGGGTCGGCCCGACCCTCTTCGACCGGCTGGTGGAGATCGTCCGGGACCGGTCGGGGCCGGACACGCTCAGGCTGCTCTGA
- a CDS encoding ribonuclease, protein MRIPPRITTLGGAAALLSALLVGGPVTATASATTTSVGSICYSDLPSQAYDTLDLIDSGGPFPYDQDGTVFQNREGVLPSQSTGYYHEYTVITPGSPTRGARRIVTGEESQEDYYTADHYETFDLVDHAC, encoded by the coding sequence ATGCGAATCCCCCCACGGATCACCACGCTCGGCGGCGCTGCCGCCCTTCTGTCCGCTCTCCTCGTCGGCGGCCCCGTCACGGCGACCGCCTCGGCGACGACCACGTCGGTCGGCAGCATCTGCTACTCGGACCTGCCGTCCCAGGCCTACGACACCCTGGATCTCATCGACTCCGGCGGCCCGTTCCCGTACGACCAGGACGGCACGGTCTTCCAGAACCGCGAGGGCGTGCTGCCCTCGCAGAGCACGGGCTACTACCACGAGTACACCGTGATCACCCCCGGCTCCCCGACGCGCGGCGCGCGGCGCATCGTCACGGGTGAGGAGAGCCAGGAGGACTACTACACCGCCGACCACTACGAGACGTTCGACCTCGTCGACCACGCCTGCTGA
- a CDS encoding TetR/AcrR family transcriptional regulator, protein MSPKQQRGEATAAQVLDCALELYAAHGEDGLTLAAITSASGVSAGSIYHHFGSLQGVALALAQSWLGRLLGEVGAALEGVPDARDGVHALTEAYLRFVQEHPDAARLMHSVTADREAITNARQLRGAQEARLAPLAAWLHAHRESGELAALPLPVLESLLLGPVTSIARRWLAVGDIDIEEAVRTVPYHIWRSVSP, encoded by the coding sequence ATGAGTCCGAAGCAGCAGCGCGGCGAGGCCACGGCCGCCCAGGTACTCGACTGCGCCCTGGAGCTGTACGCGGCACACGGCGAGGACGGCCTGACGCTCGCAGCGATCACCTCCGCGAGCGGGGTGAGCGCGGGCAGCATCTACCACCACTTCGGCAGCCTCCAGGGCGTCGCCCTCGCCCTCGCGCAGTCCTGGCTGGGCCGCCTCCTCGGCGAAGTGGGCGCGGCCCTGGAGGGGGTGCCGGACGCGCGCGACGGGGTGCACGCGCTGACGGAGGCGTACCTCCGCTTCGTCCAGGAGCATCCGGACGCGGCCCGGCTGATGCACTCGGTCACCGCCGACCGCGAGGCCATCACCAACGCCCGGCAGCTGCGGGGCGCCCAGGAGGCCCGGCTCGCCCCGCTCGCGGCCTGGCTGCACGCCCACCGGGAGTCGGGCGAGCTGGCCGCGCTGCCGTTGCCCGTTCTGGAGTCGCTGCTCCTGGGGCCGGTGACGAGCATCGCGCGCCGCTGGCTCGCCGTGGGGGACATCGACATCGAGGAGGCCGTCCGCACGGTCCCGTACCACATCTGGCGCTCCGTCAGCCCCTGA
- a CDS encoding serine/threonine protein kinase → MTGVNNDDHADNEDYLDGGIKPLTPADPARIGPYLLLGRLGAGGMGRVYLARSEGGRTVAVKVVHAEHVADPQFRARFRREVEAARRVGERYTAPVLDAAPDADSPWVATGYVPGLSLEQVVRGHGALRAASVRTLATGLLYALKDIHAAGIVHRDLKPSNVMLTMEGPKVIDFGIARAVGTTVESLLTSTGMMIGTPGFMAPEQVRGESAVPESDVFTLGCVLTYAATGTLAFGQGASNQHAIMYKIVEAEPDLARVRDAGLKDLITRLLAKRIEDRPSVDALLAEPGREAGPVPSSWLPAAVVSHLARQSAQLLDAETEPLRQEEDRATVDLRAAPEVAALVAGEKTAKKPKRERRRPWMVAVPLVVVLGGGGGALAVLQPFGHDGPDAHAAPPVASATDTTPAPEPLAAGSASPTGTTSPKASPSKKKKAGAGKDGKDGKDGEPGRDGQDAGDGGGGSSATGGSSGGGSSTGGGSTGGGSSSGGGSSTTSGGSSGGSSSGGSTSTSGGGGSSSTSGGSSGGSGGGSTVPASFVGTWKFGEVYNPTNQPGTIKITKSGLVTMNDYMYNSCPYEAKVTSSSSGRLNIGVSKLVGPNPGYCYSEVKASFFVTNGSGIQHDVDSFKYYYKRA, encoded by the coding sequence ATGACCGGCGTGAACAACGACGACCACGCGGACAACGAGGACTACCTCGACGGAGGCATCAAACCGCTGACGCCGGCGGACCCGGCGCGCATCGGGCCGTATCTGCTGCTGGGCAGGCTCGGCGCGGGCGGAATGGGCCGGGTCTACCTCGCCCGGTCCGAGGGGGGCCGCACGGTCGCGGTCAAGGTGGTGCACGCGGAGCACGTCGCGGACCCGCAGTTCAGAGCACGCTTCCGCCGCGAGGTCGAGGCGGCCCGGCGCGTCGGCGAGCGCTACACCGCGCCCGTCCTGGACGCCGCGCCGGACGCCGACTCCCCGTGGGTGGCCACGGGCTACGTCCCCGGGCTCTCCCTGGAACAGGTCGTGCGCGGCCACGGCGCGCTGCGCGCCGCCTCCGTGCGGACGCTCGCCACCGGACTGCTGTACGCGCTGAAGGACATCCACGCGGCGGGCATCGTCCACCGCGACCTCAAGCCCTCCAACGTGATGCTCACGATGGAGGGCCCCAAGGTCATCGACTTCGGCATCGCCCGCGCCGTCGGAACCACCGTCGAATCCCTGCTCACCAGCACCGGCATGATGATCGGTACGCCCGGCTTCATGGCCCCGGAGCAGGTGCGCGGGGAGAGCGCGGTACCGGAGAGCGATGTGTTCACCCTCGGCTGCGTGCTGACGTACGCGGCCACCGGCACGCTCGCGTTCGGCCAGGGGGCGAGCAACCAGCACGCGATCATGTACAAGATCGTCGAGGCCGAACCCGACCTCGCGCGCGTCCGGGACGCGGGCCTGAAGGACCTGATCACGCGGCTCCTGGCGAAGCGGATCGAAGACCGGCCCTCCGTGGACGCACTCCTGGCCGAGCCGGGGCGCGAGGCGGGACCGGTGCCGTCCTCGTGGCTGCCCGCCGCCGTGGTGAGCCACCTGGCGCGTCAGTCAGCGCAGTTGCTCGACGCGGAGACGGAACCGCTGCGGCAGGAGGAGGACCGTGCGACGGTCGACCTCCGGGCGGCGCCCGAGGTGGCGGCGCTCGTGGCGGGCGAGAAGACGGCGAAGAAGCCGAAGCGGGAGCGGCGCCGCCCCTGGATGGTCGCCGTACCGCTGGTGGTCGTCCTCGGCGGCGGGGGCGGCGCACTGGCCGTGCTCCAGCCGTTCGGCCACGACGGCCCCGACGCACACGCGGCGCCGCCGGTCGCCTCGGCGACGGACACGACCCCCGCTCCGGAGCCCTTGGCGGCCGGCAGCGCGTCCCCCACCGGCACCACGAGCCCGAAGGCATCCCCGAGCAAGAAGAAGAAGGCGGGCGCCGGCAAGGACGGGAAGGACGGCAAGGACGGGGAGCCGGGCAGGGACGGCCAGGACGCCGGGGACGGGGGCGGCGGCTCGTCCGCCACCGGGGGCTCCTCCGGCGGCGGCTCGTCCACGGGCGGCGGCAGCACGGGCGGCGGGAGTTCGAGCGGCGGCGGCTCCTCCACGACCAGTGGCGGGAGTTCGGGCGGCAGCAGTTCGGGCGGCTCCACGAGCACGTCCGGCGGCGGGGGTTCGTCCAGCACGTCGGGCGGCTCCAGCGGCGGTTCGGGCGGGGGCAGCACGGTGCCGGCGTCGTTCGTGGGCACCTGGAAGTTCGGGGAGGTCTACAACCCGACGAACCAGCCCGGCACCATCAAGATCACCAAATCGGGCCTGGTGACCATGAACGACTACATGTACAACAGCTGCCCGTACGAGGCCAAGGTGACCTCCAGCAGCAGCGGCCGCCTCAACATCGGCGTCTCCAAACTCGTCGGCCCCAACCCCGGCTACTGCTACAGCGAGGTCAAGGCCTCCTTCTTCGTCACCAACGGCAGCGGCATCCAGCACGACGTGGACAGCTTCAAGTACTACTACAAGCGAGCCTGA
- a CDS encoding ATP-binding protein, whose product MTVWAGETMERHEVARMHRRVDRADLAAVGEVRGAVRELLRYRWKEEPAQVAELLLSELVTNALVHTDDGAVVAVSVAPRRLRVEVRDFVTGMPPESHVPPADDGTHGRGLVLVESLADSWGISPRSLGKVVWFELDGERP is encoded by the coding sequence ATGACCGTGTGGGCGGGGGAAACGATGGAGCGTCACGAGGTGGCCCGGATGCATCGCAGAGTGGACCGGGCCGATCTGGCAGCCGTGGGCGAAGTGCGCGGTGCGGTCCGTGAGTTATTGCGGTACCGGTGGAAGGAGGAGCCGGCCCAGGTCGCCGAGCTGTTGCTCAGTGAACTGGTGACCAACGCCCTGGTGCACACGGACGACGGCGCGGTCGTCGCCGTGAGCGTCGCACCCCGCCGGCTGCGCGTGGAGGTGCGGGACTTCGTCACCGGCATGCCGCCCGAGTCGCACGTACCGCCCGCCGACGACGGTACGCACGGCCGGGGGCTGGTCCTGGTGGAGAGCCTTGCCGACTCCTGGGGGATCAGCCCCCGTTCGCTGGGCAAGGTGGTGTGGTTCGAACTGGACGGCGAACGGCCCTGA
- a CDS encoding DUF2637 domain-containing protein: MRLTDISLDWLLPGAVLLVGVMAAVAVVARGKRASDASAADDSWERSEERRRRKEALYATASYVLLFCCAAVAAALSFHGLVGFGEQNLGLSDGWEYLVPFGLDGAAMFCSVLAVREASHGDAALGSRLLVWTFAGAAAWFNWVHAPRGINHAGAPHFFAGMSLSAAVLFDRALKQTRRAALREQGLVPRPLPQIRIVRWLRAPRETFGAWSLMLLEGVRTLDEAVDEVREDRREKEQNRLRRRDQEKLDRAHIKALNRQNRAWGRLGRGGAPVDVAALAPATGSAQSVAEPAISEPGQLPLRPRPSLQAVNHSNSASVPELGASESASADPLAEDDTQALPRLDSLEQKLKDLEQQFG; encoded by the coding sequence ATGAGACTGACCGACATATCGCTTGACTGGCTGCTTCCGGGCGCCGTGCTGCTCGTGGGCGTCATGGCGGCGGTGGCGGTCGTCGCGCGCGGCAAGCGTGCCTCCGACGCATCCGCGGCCGACGACAGCTGGGAACGCAGCGAGGAGCGGCGCAGACGCAAGGAAGCGCTGTACGCCACCGCTTCGTACGTGCTGCTGTTCTGCTGCGCGGCGGTCGCCGCCGCGCTCTCCTTCCACGGGCTCGTCGGCTTCGGCGAGCAGAACCTCGGCCTCTCCGACGGCTGGGAGTACCTGGTGCCCTTCGGTCTGGACGGGGCGGCGATGTTCTGCTCGGTCCTGGCCGTGCGGGAGGCCAGCCACGGGGACGCGGCGCTCGGTTCGCGGCTGCTGGTGTGGACCTTCGCCGGTGCCGCCGCCTGGTTCAACTGGGTGCACGCGCCGCGCGGCATCAACCACGCGGGCGCCCCGCACTTCTTCGCGGGGATGTCCCTCTCGGCCGCCGTGCTGTTCGACCGGGCGCTGAAGCAGACCCGCCGGGCCGCCCTGCGCGAGCAGGGCCTCGTACCCCGGCCACTGCCGCAGATCCGGATCGTGCGCTGGCTGCGCGCGCCCCGGGAGACCTTCGGCGCCTGGTCGCTGATGCTCCTCGAAGGTGTACGCACGCTGGACGAGGCGGTCGACGAGGTACGCGAGGACCGCAGGGAGAAGGAGCAGAACCGTCTCCGCAGGAGAGACCAGGAGAAGCTGGACCGGGCGCACATCAAGGCCCTGAACCGGCAGAACCGGGCCTGGGGACGGCTCGGCCGGGGCGGCGCCCCGGTCGACGTGGCCGCGCTCGCCCCCGCGACGGGCTCCGCGCAGTCCGTCGCGGAGCCCGCCATATCCGAGCCGGGTCAGCTGCCCCTGCGACCCCGGCCATCCCTGCAAGCCGTGAACCACTCGAACTCGGCGAGCGTCCCTGAACTGGGCGCGAGCGAATCGGCCTCGGCCGATCCCCTCGCCGAGGACGACACCCAGGCCCTGCCCCGGCTCGATTCGCTGGAGCAGAAACTGAAGGACCTGGAGCAGCAGTTCGGCTGA
- a CDS encoding (2Fe-2S)-binding protein, with amino-acid sequence MTMPALLPAVTASPVADAYARLTEVFPGLRAEILADGESAPGGPGWVGAHELAAGGEALDTFLAFDDEQVRRDYGQEGRPDVIASFGLHRYAWPACLLVTVPWFLHRRVPRVPVEDVSFQRALGHLTLRVREFACLPDDPAAVLPGARVVADEAALRAEVLDAVAEHLEPVLEGFRPRMRRGKRALWGMATDEIVEGLWYVAHLLGEEKRAMAELEALLPGTTKPYVGTAGFRELTGPNGESLPTRDRASCCLFYTLRPEDTCVTCPRTCDAERISRLTPAP; translated from the coding sequence ATGACCATGCCCGCCCTGCTTCCCGCAGTGACGGCCTCGCCCGTGGCCGACGCGTACGCGCGCCTGACCGAGGTCTTCCCCGGGCTGCGCGCCGAGATCCTCGCCGACGGCGAGAGCGCCCCCGGCGGCCCCGGCTGGGTGGGCGCGCACGAGCTGGCGGCGGGCGGCGAGGCCCTGGACACCTTCCTCGCCTTCGACGACGAGCAGGTGCGGCGGGACTACGGCCAGGAGGGCCGGCCCGATGTGATCGCCAGCTTCGGACTGCACCGCTACGCCTGGCCGGCCTGTCTTCTGGTGACGGTGCCGTGGTTCCTGCACCGCCGGGTGCCTCGCGTCCCGGTCGAGGACGTCTCGTTCCAGCGGGCGCTGGGGCACCTGACGCTGCGGGTGCGGGAGTTCGCCTGCCTGCCCGACGACCCGGCGGCCGTGCTGCCGGGAGCCCGCGTGGTGGCCGACGAGGCCGCGCTGCGGGCCGAGGTGCTGGACGCGGTGGCCGAACACCTGGAACCGGTGCTGGAGGGCTTCCGGCCGCGCATGCGGCGCGGCAAGCGGGCCCTGTGGGGGATGGCGACCGACGAGATCGTCGAGGGGCTCTGGTACGTCGCCCATCTGCTGGGCGAGGAGAAGCGCGCCATGGCGGAGCTGGAGGCGCTGCTGCCGGGCACCACGAAGCCGTACGTCGGCACCGCGGGCTTCCGCGAACTGACGGGCCCCAATGGGGAGTCGCTGCCCACCCGCGACCGTGCGAGCTGCTGCCTCTTCTACACGCTGCGCCCCGAGGACACCTGCGTCACCTGCCCGCGCACCTGCGACGCGGAGCGGATCAGCAGGCTGACGCCCGCTCCCTGA